GCCGCGACGCCGCTGAACCGCCGCACCTGATCGACCACCGGCACCACCGCGCCGCGCAGGTTCATCACGCCCTGAACGAACGCCGGCGCCTTGGGGAGCCGGGTCAGCGTCTCGGGCACCTGCACCACTTCGTCGATCGCGGCGACGGGAAGGCCGAACTCGCCGTCGCCGACGCGGAACAGCAGGAATTGCTCGGCCGGCTCGTCTCGCGCGTTCGCCATCACCGGCTTTTCCTCCCTCGATTGCAGCAGCCGCGCGGTCATCGCGTCGCTCAGCAGATGGTCGACCGCGAGCACCGACACCAGCCGGCGCCCGCCGTCGAGCCGGCAGATCGCCTGAATACGCGCCTCGCCGCCGCCCCGGTTGAACACCGGGGGCACGGCATCCACGCCGCCCTCGGGCACGCGCTCGATCGTCCGCATCGCATCGACGACGAGACCGAAGCGGTGCGCGCCGATCCGCACGACGATCACCCGCGTCCGCGCGCCGGCGGCGGCACCCGGCAGGCCGAGCAGCGCGGCGAGCGAGAGCAGCGGCAGCAACGTGTCGCGCACTGCGATGCTGCCGACCACCGCCGCCTCGGCGCGCGGCAGCAACGTCACCTCGCGCGGCAGCCGCAGCACCTCCTCGACGGCGCCGAGCGGCAGCGCGAACTCCTGCCCGCCGACTGCGAAAACGAGCAGCGCGATTTCGTCGCGCCGTTCGGCGGCACGCGCGATCGCGACGACCGTGTGTCCGCCGCGCCGTCCGGTGGTGCGCGCGAAGCCGGCCGCGATCAGCGGCGCCAGCGCCACCGGCTCGGCAGCGCCATCGGCCTCGCGCGCGATCCCCTCGACCGAATCGACCGCGATGCCGACCGGATCGCCGTCCTCGACCAGCAGAATCCGCGCTTCCCCGCCGCGCGGCCGCGCCAGCAACGTCGCGAACGACAGCACCGGCAGCACCGCGCCCCGGAA
This genomic stretch from Sphingomonas panacis harbors:
- a CDS encoding chemotaxis protein CheW translates to MASEPSLTFRVDGARFAIPAASVREVVRVPRLTRVPHAPASLIGIGNFRGAVLPVLSFATLLARPRGGEARILLVEDGDPVGIAVDSVEGIAREADGAAEPVALAPLIAAGFARTTGRRGGHTVVAIARAAERRDEIALLVFAVGGQEFALPLGAVEEVLRLPREVTLLPRAEAAVVGSIAVRDTLLPLLSLAALLGLPGAAAGARTRVIVVRIGAHRFGLVVDAMRTIERVPEGGVDAVPPVFNRGGGEARIQAICRLDGGRRLVSVLAVDHLLSDAMTARLLQSREEKPVMANARDEPAEQFLLFRVGDGEFGLPVAAIDEVVQVPETLTRLPKAPAFVQGVMNLRGAVVPVVDQVRRFSGVAAQGGKRRIIVVRLGAMRVGFTVDAAPEVLRVPVSALRDAPELGGAETRVFERVANFADEQRIVLIVSPRDMLDRAEQDMLAALGPEGVAAQP